In a single window of the Choristoneura fumiferana unplaced genomic scaffold, NRCan_CFum_1 Sck3bRy_55;HRSCAF=225_pilon, whole genome shotgun sequence genome:
- the LOC141445204 gene encoding LOW QUALITY PROTEIN: NAD(P)H-hydrate epimerase-like (The sequence of the model RefSeq protein was modified relative to this genomic sequence to represent the inferred CDS: deleted 1 base in 1 codon): protein MLFLRLFGSALLLRATSVWGNGMSGNKCSTGRWKYLTQKEATDLDIDLFNEYKFSVDQLMELAGLSVAAAVAKTYPPHTHESALIICGPGNNGGDGLVAARHMALFGYTVAVHYPKRTAKPLYENLLEQCKRFDVRIIDELPPATELKNSYKVLVDALFGFSFKPPVREQLKPALDALINSDVPVCSVDIPSGWDVENGPGSEPALKPSLLISLSAPKLCAQTQYLQDAKHYLGGRFLPPGIIAKYNLTLPPYPGQEQMVQLSC from the exons ATGTTATTCCTCCGGCTCTTTGGAAGCGCTTTGTTG TTACGAGCAACATCTGTGTGGGGCAACGGGATGTCTGGGAACAAATGCAGCACCGGCCGCTGGAAATACCTCACACAGAAGGAGGCGACAGATTTGGACATAGATCTCTTCAATGAGTACAAGTTCAGCGTAGACCAGTTGATGGAGCTAGCGGGGCTGAGCGTCGCGGCGGCGGTGGCAAAAACCTACCCTCCTCATAC TCACGAATCAGCCCTAATAATATGTGGCCCTGGCAACAACGGAGGTGATGGTCTTGTAGCAGCTCGCCACATGGCTCTTTTTGGGTACACCGTAGCTGTCCACTACCCAAAGCGCACAGCCAAACCTCTGTATGAAAACCTTCTAGAACAGTGCAAGAGATTTGATGTCCGAATTATTGACGAACTACCCCCTGCAACAGAGTTGAAAAATAGTTACAAAGTTCTTGTTGATGCGCTGTTTGGATTTAGTTTTAAACCGCCCGTGAGAGAGCAACTAAAACCTGCCTTGGATGCTTTGATTAACTCTGATGTTCCAGTATGCAg TGTGGACATACCAAGCGGTTGGGATGTGGAAAACGGGCCCGGCTCCGAGCCAGCACTGAAGCCAAGTCTCCTGATCTCTCTCTCGGCC CCCAAACTGTGCGCACAAACGCAGTACCTACAGGACGCCAAGCATTACCTTGGTGGCAGGTTCCTGCCTCCCGGAATTATCGCCAAGTATAATTTAACGTTACCACCGTATCCGGGGCAGGAACAAATGGTCCAGTTATCTTGTTGA